GAAAACAAAAATTTATAGATGAAATTGGACATGCTTATGAAAACATAGGTTTTGTGGCACTAAAAGGTCATTTTTTAGATGAAAAATTAGTGGAAAATTTATATAAAGAGATTAAAAACTTTTTTGATTTACCAACAGAGGTAAAAGAAAAGTATGAAATTCCAGGAATTGGTGGCCAAAGAGGTTATGTTTCTTTTGGTAAAGAATCTGCCAAAGGCAAAAAAGAAGGTGATTTAAAAGAATTTTGGCATTTTGGTCAATATGTAGATAGAGACTCTAAATATGCAGATGAATACCCTGCAAACGTGCAAGTTGATGAATTACCAAACTTTAATAAAGTTGGGAAGGAAACCTATCAAATGTTAGAAAAAACCGCAAAATTTGTATTGCGTTCTTTGGCTTTGCATTTAGGTTTAGAAGAAACTTATTTTGATAATTATATTAAAAATGGGAATAGTATTTTACGTCCAATTCATTATCCACCCATAAAAACAGAACCAAAAGGTGCAGAAAGAGCAGCTGCTCATGGAGATATTAATTTGATTACCTTATTAATGGGTGCTCAAGGAAAAGGTTTACAGGTGCAAAATCATAAAGGAGAATGGATTGATGCAATGGCTGAACCAGATGAATTAATGATTAATGTGGGTGATATGTTATCAAGACATAGCAACAATAAATTAAAATCTACCATTCACAGAGTTGTAAATCCACCGAAAGAAATGTGGGGAACTTCTCGTTATTCAATTCCATTTTTTATGCACCCAGTTTCTGATATGAAATTAGATGTTTTAGAAAATTGTATCGATGATAAAAACCCAAAACAGT
The DNA window shown above is from Polaribacter sp. Hel_I_88 and carries:
- a CDS encoding isopenicillin N synthase family oxygenase, producing MNKIPSVNLADFLSDDTTRKQKFIDEIGHAYENIGFVALKGHFLDEKLVENLYKEIKNFFDLPTEVKEKYEIPGIGGQRGYVSFGKESAKGKKEGDLKEFWHFGQYVDRDSKYADEYPANVQVDELPNFNKVGKETYQMLEKTAKFVLRSLALHLGLEETYFDNYIKNGNSILRPIHYPPIKTEPKGAERAAAHGDINLITLLMGAQGKGLQVQNHKGEWIDAMAEPDELMINVGDMLSRHSNNKLKSTIHRVVNPPKEMWGTSRYSIPFFMHPVSDMKLDVLENCIDDKNPKQFDDITAGEFLDERLKELGLKK